In Cervus elaphus chromosome 5, mCerEla1.1, whole genome shotgun sequence, the following proteins share a genomic window:
- the LOC122693477 gene encoding testis-expressed protein 19.2-like — protein MCPPVSKRYVAEGLSYLYMSWMYQLQHGSQLRLCFACFKVAFLDFKRMLESEDWEDEDWDSELMDDSEAWSEQGSSPGMGPSWGQGQGQPAQGGAVGWGSGTLASGPVQSEDEGLHNHIVPTELQPQDAVPLDLGAEDADWTQGLPWRLEGLPICSHWPSPLPPWRGFFKVDLPLGEPMVLELGTTRNVDPAETKTWLLDLQVLSLVGCCDVIYLQKMKPRRAWRTPGQCWKLLLEPDEWWVVRLQDVPQMQDLHHWKLSILESSSLEQNVDLVPVDSVLLKRGLTILSFSPWAKREAEEGDSAFRPQSSTQEWDAGTSGPRTPGENLDAVGASALGELPHFQPLNQGFQN, from the coding sequence ATGTGCCCTCCAGTCAGCAAGCGGTATGTGGCAGAGGGCCTGTCCTACCTCTACATGTCCTGGATGTATCAGCTTCAACATGGCAGCCAGCTAAGGCTCTGCTTCGCTTGCTTCAAGGTTGCCTTTCTGGACTTTAAACGGATGCTGGAGTCAGAAGATTGGGAAGATGAAGATTGGGACTCTGAGCTGATGGACGATTCCGAGGCGTGGTCTGAGCAGGGGTCATCCCCAGGGATGGGGCCAAGCTGGGGGCAGGGCCAAGGGCAGCCTGCACAGGGTGGGGCTGTGGGCTGGGGGTCAGGCACCCTGGCATCAGGCCCTGTGCAGTCAGAAGATGAGGGCTTGCACAATCACATTGTGCCCACCGAACTGCAGCCTCAGGATGCGGTACCCCTGGACCTGGGTGCTGAAGATGCTGACTGGACCCAGGGCCTTCCCTGGAGACTTGAGGGGCTCCCTATCTGCTCCCACTGGCCAAGCCCCCTTCCTCCATGGCGGGGGTTTTTCAAAGTGGACCTGCCCCTGGGGGAACCCATGGTACTGGAGCTGGGCACCACCCGGAACGTGGACCCTGCTGAGACTAAGACCTGGTTACTGGACCTGCAAGTTCTCTCCCTGGTAGGCTGCTGTGATGTCATCTACCTCCAGAAGATGAAGCCAAGAAGGGCCTGGAGGACCCCAGGCCAATGTTGGAAACTACTGCTGGAGCCTGATGAGTGGTGGGTGGTAAGACTCCAAGATGTACCCCAGATGCAAGACCTGCACCACTGGAAACTAAGCATTCTGGAATCCTCTTCTCTGGAGCAGAATGTAGATCTGGTGCCTGTGGACTCAGTCCTGCTTAAGAGGGGACTCACCATCCTCTCTTTTTCACCCTGGgccaagagggaggcagaggagggggaCTCAGCCTTTAGGCCACAGTCCTCCACCCAAGAATGGGATGCCGGCACCAGTGGGCCCAGAACACCTGGGGAGAACCTGGATGCTGTGGGAGCCTCGGCCCTGGGAGAGCTGCCACATTTCCAGCCCCTCAACCAAGGGTTCCAGAACTGA